The Cyprinus carpio isolate SPL01 chromosome A5, ASM1834038v1, whole genome shotgun sequence genome has a segment encoding these proteins:
- the LOC109095995 gene encoding osteoclast-stimulating factor 1-like, with protein sequence MSKPPPKPAKPGQVKVYRALFTFDPRTPDELYFEEGDILYISDTSDSNWWKGTCRGRTGLIPSNYVAEQAESIDNPMHEAAKRGNLSWLRECLDNKVGINGLDKAGNTALYWACHGGHKDVVEILLSQPNCELDQQNKLGDTALHAAAWKGYSDIAEMLLNKNARTDVVNNEKKTALDMATNAQCASLLKRKLGGVILRTHSNAEEYLDDEDSD encoded by the exons ATGTCAAAGCCTCCCCCCAAACCAGCTAAACCAG GGCAGGTCAAGGTGTACAGGGCTTTATTCACCTTTGACCCAAGGACG CCAGATGAACTGTACTTTGAGGAAGGAGATATTTTGTACATCTCAGATACA AGTGACAGTAACTGGTGGAAGGGGACATGCAGGGGAAGGACTGGTCTTATTCCCAGTAATTATG TGGCTGAGCAAGCTGAGTCCATAGACAACCCCATGCATGAAGCAGCCAAGCGAG gtAATCTGAGCTGGCTCAGAGAGTGTTTGGATAATAAGGTTGGCATCAACGGACTGGACAAAGCTGGGAACACCGCTCTCTACTGGGCCTGTCATGGAGGACATAAAG atgTGGTGGAGATTTTGCTGAGTCAGCCGAACTGTGAGCTCGATCAGCAG AATAAACTGGGAGACACGGCTCTACATGCAGCTGCCTGGAAGGGCTACTCAGATATAGCTGAGATGTTGCTTAATAAAA ATGCCAGGACAGACGTGGTTAACAATGAGAAGAAGACTGCTCTGGATATGGCCACCAATGCACAGTGTGCTTCTCTGCTGAAGAGGAAACTGGGAGGAG TGATTCTGCGCACCCACAGTAACGCCGAGGAGTATCTCGATGATGAAGACTCCGACTGA